A genomic stretch from Phocoena phocoena chromosome 9, mPhoPho1.1, whole genome shotgun sequence includes:
- the TMEM139 gene encoding transmembrane protein 139, which translates to MVPSQLWGTLEKPLLFLCCTSFLLGLALLGIRPDIAPVAYFFLTLGGFFLLACLLACVLEWGSRSVQTESPGASSNARDNEAFEVPTYEEATVLESQCHPPGVDQPPSYTSVVIPPELEVRQPSHPEEPRRARLDRRVGSEGSVISGSPGRPPVSLRLRGPRVASTVPDLQSLWAPPKLEPLTPPPAYDVSFGHLDDDVFYGNNWTPP; encoded by the exons aTGGTGCCAAGCCAATTGTGGGGGACTCTGGAGAAGCCGCTTCTCTTCCTGTGTTGCACCTCCTTCCTCCTGGGGCTGGCTTTGCTGGGGATACGGCCGGACATCGCCCCTGTTGCTTATTTCTTTCTCACCTTGGGTGGCTTCTTTTTGTTGGCCTGCCTCCTGGCCTGTGTTTTGGAATGGGGGTCTCGATCAGTGCAGACCGAGAGCCCAGGGGCCTCAAGCAATGCACG GGACAATGAAGCCTTTGAGGTACCTACCTACGAAGAGGCCACAGTGTTGGAATCACAGTGCCACCCCCCAGGGGTGGATCAACCACCCTCCTACACCAGTGTTGTAATCCCCCCAGAACTTGAGGTGAGACAGCCTAGCCATCCAGAGGAGCCCAGGAGAGCCAGACTGGACAGGCGAGTGGGCTCAGAGGGGTCTGTGATCTCAGGAAGCCCTGGAAGACCTCCAGTCAGCCTGCGGCTTCGGGGACCACGAGTTGCGTCCACTGTTCCTGATCTGCAGAGCTTGTGGGCGCCCCCCAAATTGGAACCTCTTACTCCACCCCCTGCCTACGATGTCAGCTTTGGTCACCTCGATGATGATGTTTTCTATGGAAACAACTGGACACCCCCCTAA